CCGCGGTAGAACAGGGTGATATTTCACGGCAAAGAATTGATCAAAGTGTATACAGGATAATAAGCTTAAAACAAAAGTATAAACTGAATGATAATTTCATCCAATCCATCGATGTGGAAAAGATAAATAATGAAACAAATAAAATCCTAAATGAATATATAAAATAATAAAAACAGCACGAGTAAACCATCTCCTCGCGCTGTTTTTTACTACGACACAGAAGAACCGTCCCCTTGTGTCGTTGTACGTTTTACTCTTGGGAAGTTGAATAATATAGCACCAAGTGCGCATATACCCATCAGGTATGGATAGTATAGGTATTTCATAATTTCTACAGTGGATATAGCCTTTTCGGCTACACCTGCAGCTATTAATAATTGAGCTCCATATGGTATGATTCCCTGCATAAAACAGGAGAAAGTATCCAATATACTTGCGCTTCTAGCAGGCTCTATATCATATTTTTCCGCTATATCCTTTGCCAATGGCCCTGCCATAACTATAGCAACAGTATTATTAGCAGTGCACACATCCACAGCGCTTATCAGAGCGGCAATGCCTAGCTCTGCTCCTTTTCTTGTCTTTATCCTCTTTGTAATAAAGTCCAGCAGAAACGCAATGCCCCCATTGTGTTTTATAATCTCCACAATACCTCCCACTAACAGAGAAACTATTATGGTTTCAGACATTCCCAGCATTCCATCTCCAATAGCCTGTACAAAGCCCCATATATCAAATGAGCCGGTGGCTATTCCTATGATACCTGCAAATACAATTCCACCTGTTAGCACTATCATCACATTTACCCCTGCCAACGCAGCTACCAATACGGCAATATAAGGGAGCACCTTCCATACATTGTAGTCATAAGAACCGTTCAGTATGCCTCCTCCATTTGCCTTCATAAATATAAATATAAAAGCGGTGAGTATAGCCGCCGGTAAAACAATAGAGAAATTCATCTTAAATTTGTCTCTCATCTCACTACCTTGAGTCCTTGCTGCAGCAATGGTAGTATCAGATATCATGGAAAGATTATCTCCAAACATTGCGCCGCTGACAACTGCACCAAGGGCCAACCCTAACGGCATTCCTGTCTTTTCTGCTATTCCTACTGCCATGGGGGCCAGTGCAGCAATAGTACCTACCGAAGTACCTACTGATAATGAAATAAAACACCCGATAATAAAAATCCCTGCAATAAGTACATTTCCAGGCATGAAACTGAGACCTAAGTTTACAGTAGAATCCACTGCTCCCATATCCTTAGCTACTTGGGCAAAGCCACCTGCAAGAAAAAATATAAGTATCATCAAAATAATATTATTATTGCCCGCCCCTTCACAGAAAATTTCTATCTTTTTATTTATAGTCTCCCCTGGGTTCATAGCTATAGCTACAACAGCTGCTGCCAAAAATCCCACTGTTACAGGCATTTTGTAAAAATCTCCTATTATTATAGAAGTAACAAGATATAATACCAAGAAAACGGCTAAAGGTATCAGCGCCCAGCCATTCTTTTTGTTGTTTGTATTTGACAAAGTTCCTCCACCTCACTTAAATAGATTGTTTTGCCTTGTAGCCTGATAAACAAGTGTACCACCTAAAAAGCTACACAATATACTTATTCTAATAGGTATTTGGATAAAAAGTCAATAAGCAATTGCTTTTAAATCCTATTATTATAGATACTATAACAAAAATACAAAAAAGCTCTATCTTTTAAATTCAAGAAAGAGCCCATTTGATACTATCTTTTTTTCATTAATCTGTGGTATTCTACAAGCAGTTTATCCAATTCCTGACTTATAAGTATTATGCTT
The nucleotide sequence above comes from Clostridia bacterium. Encoded proteins:
- a CDS encoding Na+/H+ antiporter NhaC family protein, with the translated sequence MSNTNNKKNGWALIPLAVFLVLYLVTSIIIGDFYKMPVTVGFLAAAVVAIAMNPGETINKKIEIFCEGAGNNNIILMILIFFLAGGFAQVAKDMGAVDSTVNLGLSFMPGNVLIAGIFIIGCFISLSVGTSVGTIAALAPMAVGIAEKTGMPLGLALGAVVSGAMFGDNLSMISDTTIAAARTQGSEMRDKFKMNFSIVLPAAILTAFIFIFMKANGGGILNGSYDYNVWKVLPYIAVLVAALAGVNVMIVLTGGIVFAGIIGIATGSFDIWGFVQAIGDGMLGMSETIIVSLLVGGIVEIIKHNGGIAFLLDFITKRIKTRKGAELGIAALISAVDVCTANNTVAIVMAGPLAKDIAEKYDIEPARSASILDTFSCFMQGIIPYGAQLLIAAGVAEKAISTVEIMKYLYYPYLMGICALGAILFNFPRVKRTTTQGDGSSVS